A single window of Streptomyces sudanensis DNA harbors:
- a CDS encoding IclR family transcriptional regulator → MTAETSQTLDRGLRVLKLLADTDHGLTVTELSHRLGVNRTVVYRLLATLEQHTLVRRDLGGRARVGLGVLRLGRQVHPLVREAALPALRSLAEDIGATAHLTLVDGAEALAVAVVEPTWTDYHVAYRTGFRHPLDRGAAGRAILQARQADGPAEPGYVLTHGELQTGASGAAAPLLEVTGIEGSVGVVMLTDAVPERVGPRVVEAAREVADALR, encoded by the coding sequence GTGACCGCGGAGACCTCCCAGACGCTCGACCGGGGACTGCGCGTCCTCAAGCTGCTCGCCGACACCGACCACGGGCTGACCGTCACCGAGCTGTCCCACCGGCTCGGCGTCAACCGCACCGTGGTCTACCGGTTGCTCGCCACGCTGGAGCAGCACACGCTCGTGCGCCGCGACCTCGGCGGCCGGGCCCGGGTCGGGCTCGGCGTGCTGCGGCTGGGCCGCCAGGTCCATCCGCTCGTGCGCGAGGCGGCGCTGCCCGCGCTGCGCTCGCTCGCCGAGGATATCGGGGCGACCGCGCACCTCACCCTCGTCGACGGCGCCGAGGCGCTGGCCGTCGCCGTCGTCGAGCCGACCTGGACGGACTACCACGTGGCGTACCGGACGGGGTTCCGCCACCCGCTCGACCGGGGCGCCGCCGGGCGCGCGATCCTCCAGGCCCGGCAGGCCGACGGCCCCGCGGAGCCCGGTTACGTCCTCACACACGGCGAGTTGCAGACGGGTGCGAGCGGCGCGGCGGCCCCGCTGCTGGAGGTGACGGGCATCGAGGGCAGCGTCGGGGTCGTGATGCTGACGGACGCCGTGCCGGAACGGGTCGGCCCCCGCGTGGTCGAGGCG